A single Fundulus heteroclitus isolate FHET01 unplaced genomic scaffold, MU-UCD_Fhet_4.1 scaffold_38, whole genome shotgun sequence DNA region contains:
- the copb1 gene encoding coatomer subunit beta gives MTAAENVCYTLINVASDSEPPSEVSLKTDLEKGEIKAKTEALKKVIIMILNGEKLPGLLMTIIRFVLPLQDHTIKKLLLVFWEIVPKTTPDGKLLQEMILVCDAYRKDLQHPNEFIRGSTLRFLCKLKESELLEPLMPAIRACLEHRHSYVRRNAVLAIYTIYRNFEHLIPDAPELIHDFLVNEKDASCKRNAFMMLIHADQDRALDYLSTCIDQVHTFGDILQLVIVELIYKVCHANPSERARFIRCIYNLLQSSSPAVKYEAAGTLVTLSSAPTAIKAAAQCYIDLIIKESDNNVKLIVLDRLIELKDHPTHERVLQDLVMDILRVLSTPDLEVRKKTLQLALDLVSSRNVEELVIVLKKEVIKTNNVTEHEDTDKYRQLLVRTLHSCSVRFPDMAANVIPVLMEFLSDTNEAAAADVLEFVREAIQRFDNLRPLIIEKMLEVFHSIKTVKIYRGALWILGEYCSTKEDIQNVMTEVRRSLGEIPIVENEIKKETGELKEDEVSAAPAQKLVTEMGTYVTQSALSSSRPSKKDEDRPPLRGFLMDGDFFVAASLATTLTKLALRYVSIVQDKKKQNSFVAEAMLIMVTVLHLGKSSLPKKPITDDDVDRISLCLKVLSECSPLMNDIFNKECRRSLSHMLTVRLEEEKLSQKKESEKRNVTVQADDPISFMQLTAKSEMASKEDQFQLSLLAAMGNTQRKEAADPLASKLNKVTQLTGFSDPVYAEAYVHVNQYDIVLDVLVVNQTSDTLQNCTLELATLGDLKLVEKPSPLTLAPHDFANIKANVKVASTENGIIFGNIVYDVSGAASDRNCVVLSDIHIDIMDYIQPASCTDAEFRQMWAEFEWENKVTVNTNITDLNEYLQHILKSTNMKCLTPEKALSGFCGFMAANLYARSIFGEDALANVSIEKPIHLGPEAPVTGHIRIRAKSQGMALSLGDKINLSQKKANI, from the exons ATGACGGCTGCAGAAAATGTTTGTTACACTTTGATCAATGTTGCCTCTGACTCAGAGCCCCCTTCTGAAGTCAGCTTGAAAACAGATCTAG AAAAGGGAGAGATCAAAGCGAAAACCGAAGCCCTGAAGAAGGTCATCATCATGATCCTGAATGGCGAGAAGTTGCCAGGGCTTCTGATGACCATCATTCGCTTCGTGCTGCCACTCCAGGACCACACCATaaaaaagctgctgctggttttCTGGGAAATCGTTCCCAAAACGACTCCAGATGGCAAGTTGCTTCAGGAGATGATCCTGGTCTGTGATGCCTACAGGAAG GACCTGCAGCATCCCAACGAGTTCATCCGTGGCTCCACTCTGCGCTTCCTGTGCAAGCTGAAGGAATCTGAGCTACTTGAGCCTCTGATGCCGGCTATCCGGGCGTGCCTGGAGCACCGTCACAGCTACGTGCGCCGAAATGCTGTCCTGGCCATCTATACCATCTACAG gaactttgaacatctcatcCCAGACGCTCCGGAGTTGATCCATGATTTTCTCGTCAATGAAAAAGATGCCAGCTGTAAGAGAAACGCCTTCATGATGCTGATTCATGCAGATCAG GATCGAGCTCTGGATTACCTCAGCACATGTATTGATCAGGTTCACACTTTCGGTGACATCCTGCAGCTGGTCATTGTGGAGCTGATTTACAAG gttTGCCACGCTAACCCATCGGAGCGCGCCCGTTTCATCCGTTGCATCTACAACTTGCTGCAGTCCTCTAGCCCGGCTGTTAAATATGAAGCTGCTGGGACTCTTGTAACACTCTCCAGTGCTCCCACAGCCATTAAG GCCGCTGCACAGTGCTACATTGATTTGATCATTAAGGAGAGCGACAACAATGTAAAGCTGATTGTCCTCGATCGGCTGATTGAACTGAAGGATCATCCAACTCACGAGCGCGTACTTCAG gaCCTTGTGATGGACATCCTGCGTGTCCTGAGCACTCCTGACCTGGAAGTCAGAAAGAAGACCTTACAGCTGGCCCTGGACCTTGTCTCATCTCGTAATGTGGAGGAG TTGGTGATTGTTCTGAAGAAGGAGgtgattaaaacaaacaacGTAACGGAGCATGAAGACACCGATAAGTACAGACAGCTCCTGGTTCGCACTCTCCACTCATGCAGCGTGCGCTTCCCTGACATGGCAGCTAACGTCATACCCGTG CTGATGGAGTTCCTAAGTGACACTAATGAGGCAGCGGCTGCCGATGTGCTGGAGTTTGTGAGGGAGGCCATCCAGAGGTTTGACAACTTGAGGCCTTTGATCATCGAGAAGATGCTGGAAGTGTTTCATTCCATCAAAACTGTCAA GATTTACAGGGGAGCACTTTGGATATTAGGAGAATACTGTAGCACTAAGGAGGACATCCAGAATGTGATGACTGAAGTACGCAGGTCTCTGGGAGaa ATCCCAATAGTGGAGAATGAGATCAAAAAAGAGACAGGCGAGCTGAAAGAGGATGAAGTAAGTGCAGCTCCAGCTCAGAAGCTGGTGACAGAGATGGGGACCTACGTGACGCAGAGCGCCCTGAGCTCCTCCAGGCCTTCAAAGAAAGATGAGGACAG accaccGCTCCGAGGATTCCTGATGGATGGAGACTTCTTTGTGGCAGCTTCCTTGGCCACAACGCTAACCAAACTGGCCTTGCGCTACGTTTCAATTGTtcaagacaaaaagaaacaaaat TCGTTTGTTGCTGAAGCCATGCTGATCATGGTCACAGTGCTGCACCTGGGCAAGTCCTCCCTGCCCAAGAAGCCCATTACAGACGATGATGTGGACCGCATCTCGTTGTGCCTGAAGGTCCTGTCAGAGTGCTCGCCACTCATGAATGACATTTTCAACAAGGAGTGCCGCAGATCCCTGTCGCATATGCTCACCGTCaggctggaggaggagaagctgTCACAGAAG AAAGAGTCCGAGAAACGTAACGTGACGGTGCAAGCAGACGACCCGATCTCCTTCATGCAGCTCACGGCCAAAAGTGAGATGGCCTCAAAGGAGGACCAGTTTCAGCTGAGCCTGCTGGCCGCTATGGGCAACACTCAGAGGAAGGAGGCGGCCGACCCGCTTGCATCAAAACTCAACAAG GTGACCCAGCTGACTGGCTTCTCAGACCCAGTGTATGCTGAAGCCTATGTCCACGTTAACCAGTATGACATTGTGCTGGATGTGCTGGTGGTCAACCAAACAAGCGACACTCTTCAGAACTGCACTCTTGAGTTGGCCACTTTAG GGGATCTCAAGTTGGTTGAAAAACCTTCCCCTCTCACTCTGGCCCCTCACGATTTTGCAAACATAAAGGCTAATGTCAAGGTGGCTTCGACTGAAAATGGGATCATATTTGGCAACATTG TCTATGATGTTTCTGGAGCTGCCAGCGACAGAAACTGTGTTGTCCTGAGCGACATTCACATCGACATCATGGATTACATCCAGCCAGCCTCCTGCACAGATGCAGAGTTCAGACAGATGTGGGCAGAGTTTGAGTGGGAAAACAAG GTGACAGTAAACACCAACATCACCGATCTGAATGAATATCTACAGCATATCCTCAAGTCCACCAACATGAAGTGTTTGACACCTGAAAAG GCACTCTCTGGCTTCTGCGGCTTCATGGCTGCCAACCTATACGCTCGCTCCATCTTCGGAGAAGATGCCCTGGCTAATGTCAGCATCGAAAAGCCCATTCACCTGGGGCCCGAGGCGCCAGTCACCGGACACATACGCATTAGGGCCAAAAGCCAG GGAATGGCCCTGAGCCTCGGTGATAAGATCAACCTCTCTCAAAAAAAGGCTAATATTTGA